A part of Capsicum annuum cultivar UCD-10X-F1 chromosome 6, UCD10Xv1.1, whole genome shotgun sequence genomic DNA contains:
- the LOC107875117 gene encoding transcription factor MYB48-like, whose translation MAQEEMRKGPWAEQEDLQLAFYVNLFGDRRWDFLAKVTGLRRTGKSCRLRWVNYLHPDLKLGKITPQEGRLILELHSKWGNRWSRIAREVPGRTDNEIKNYWRTHTRKKAQDEKKNMASIISPSSSFSNTSSFYSNSPDVDFTPSTEDNERNIYDTGRFQKNVAENMKVYSMDEIWKDIELSEENETMCKPIMPSPIWDYFPNNLG comes from the exons ATGGCACAAGAAGAAATGAGAAAAGGGCCATGGGCGGAACAAGAAGATCTTCAGCTAGCATTTTATGTGAACTTATTTGGCGATCGACGATGGGATTTCTTGGCCAAAGTTACAG GTTTGAGAAGAACAGGAAAGAGCTGCAGGTTACGTTGGGTGAATTACTTGCATCCTGATCTTAAACTAGGAAAGATAACCCCTCAAGAAGGACGCCTTATTCTTGAACTCCATTCCAAATGGGGTAATAG ATGGTCAAGAATTGCACGGGAAGTACCGGGGAGAACTGACAATGAAATCAAGAATTACTGGAGAACCCACACGAGGAAGAAGGCTCAAGATGAGAAAAAAAACATGGCTTCTATTATTTCTCCATCTTCTTCCTTCTCCAACACTTCATCTTTCTATTCCAACAGTCCCGATGTCGACTTCACGCCCAGTACAGAAGATAATGAAAGGAACATATACGATACAGGTAGATTTCAAAAGAATGTTGCAGAAAACATGAAGGTGTACTCCATGGATGAAATATGGAAAGACATTGAATTATCAGAGGAAAATGAAACAATGTGTAAGCCAATTATGCCATCACCTATATGGGATTATTTCCCAAACAATCTTGGATGa